A part of Helicobacter himalayensis genomic DNA contains:
- a CDS encoding CinA family protein, which produces MKQFKREINLLLLGVDSQSAKILLEKQAQHFGVILEEKDSLLCVRENKNTAHNGLCAELKEFCAEVVALFGSKALFGESLPQIALNLLKAKNLKLTTAESCTGGLLAYQFTKLSGASEVFCGGVISYANAIKQKWLKVDSQSLETFGAVSESVVGQMTKGALELSGADIALATSGIAGPLGGSAQKPVGLVFISVQAKNKGAKVERYCFKGTRTSIQKQACESALLMLIREILESIP; this is translated from the coding sequence ATGAAACAATTTAAGCGCGAGATAAATTTGCTTTTATTGGGTGTGGATTCTCAAAGTGCAAAAATTCTGCTTGAAAAGCAAGCACAGCATTTTGGCGTGATACTGGAGGAGAAAGATTCTCTACTTTGCGTTCGTGAAAATAAAAACACCGCACACAATGGCTTGTGCGCTGAATTGAAAGAATTTTGCGCGGAAGTCGTGGCGCTTTTTGGCTCAAAGGCACTTTTTGGAGAGAGTCTGCCACAAATCGCGCTTAACCTCTTAAAAGCTAAAAATCTCAAACTTACCACTGCTGAAAGCTGTACTGGTGGGCTTTTGGCGTATCAATTTACCAAACTTAGTGGCGCATCAGAAGTTTTTTGTGGAGGCGTGATAAGCTATGCAAACGCGATAAAACAAAAGTGGCTTAAGGTGGATTCTCAAAGTTTGGAGACTTTTGGCGCGGTGAGCGAATCTGTCGTGGGGCAAATGACTAAAGGCGCATTAGAGCTAAGTGGCGCGGATATTGCGCTTGCGACAAGTGGGATTGCAGGACCACTAGGAGGAAGTGCGCAAAAGCCTGTGGGACTTGTCTTTATAAGTGTGCAGGCAAAAAATAAAGGCGCAAAGGTTGAACGCTATTGCTTTAAAGGCACGCGCACAAGTATCCAAAAGCAGGCGTGTGAGAGCGCACTTCTTATGCTAATAAGAGAGATTTTAGAATCTATTCCCTAA
- a CDS encoding DMT family transporter: MRSRQIAWVFLLLAIALEVSGVSMLKALQNPLYGKITMIIFVNFSYFFMALALRQIALGVAYSVWEILGLVGVLAISFLFFNPHLSTQQYFGIVVGFVGIICIIAGEEH; the protein is encoded by the coding sequence ATGCGGTCCCGTCAAATAGCGTGGGTATTTTTGCTCTTAGCCATAGCTTTGGAAGTGAGTGGCGTAAGTATGCTAAAGGCTTTGCAAAATCCACTATATGGGAAAATCACAATGATTATATTTGTGAATTTCTCCTACTTTTTTATGGCATTAGCACTGCGTCAAATTGCACTTGGCGTGGCATACAGCGTGTGGGAAATACTAGGACTTGTAGGCGTGCTAGCAATTAGCTTTTTATTTTTCAATCCACATTTAAGCACACAGCAATATTTTGGTATTGTCGTTGGCTTTGTGGGCATTATTTGCATTATCGCTGGCGAAGAGCATTAA
- a CDS encoding DMT family transporter: protein MGFLMIIFSGILDVLANLCLQKSNGFKNLIWGISALVLVDVAFLLLAYAVSLGIALPIAYTLWGAIGILGSVLGGYIFFKQKLKPIGYVGVGLVISAVLLLNL from the coding sequence ATGGGTTTTTTGATGATTATATTTTCTGGAATCTTAGATGTGCTAGCAAATCTTTGCTTGCAAAAATCTAATGGATTTAAGAATCTTATTTGGGGCATTAGCGCGCTTGTGCTTGTAGATGTGGCGTTTTTACTCTTAGCGTATGCAGTGAGTCTTGGCATTGCATTGCCTATTGCTTACACGTTATGGGGTGCTATTGGGATTCTAGGTTCAGTGCTTGGGGGCTATATATTTTTTAAGCAAAAGCTAAAGCCTATCGGCTATGTAGGCGTGGGGCTTGTAATAAGCGCAGTTTTATTGTTAAATCTCTAA